One Puntigrus tetrazona isolate hp1 chromosome 25, ASM1883169v1, whole genome shotgun sequence genomic window, aTCGAAGATTTAATAGCGCTAATGTGGAGATACAACCGctatcagatgatagaagcaggtcattagtaactaaAATACGTGCTATATAGATGAACTTGGTTTGCCTGTTGTACGTAATGAAGATGATGCGGGGATAATACGTGGTGTTCACTCACCAGCTGGGCTATGAGCTGAGCCGCTTCGGCAGCACTGGATACAGGCAGCAGAGTCAGACCCAGCTCCAAAACCACAAACTTCTGCAGTCCGCTGAAGTACTGCTCGCTCAGGTGAGTCTTCTCCACAATCACAATACCCTGCAGGCCGCTGTTAGCCTAAAATTAGAAGATGagtgcaattttattttatttggcagCGAATGATCGTAATATGAAATATCCCGTGATCTAATCCCAGCTAGTACATTTCTAAACTGGACAATCTTCCTCCTGTAGCCATTTCCTGCCACCAGATCACTCTCCGACACATACAAGATGCACGTTTTATTACTGAGGCAGAAGTCCACGACTCCCAGCTCCTCCTCAAAGATCGTCGTCACGCTCCCTGAAAAGACAGAACGAGTTGCAGCAACGTTAGGACGAACAGGCTTTCCAGATGACAAACTGTACCTCACGCTAATCTAGACAAATGTtcaagtcattggtgtttagcgaaaaatctgtttttggctcaaagactgcatttaaaaaggaGTCGTCTTTATGCAGACCAGTCGATTTCTTCCACACCGACtcagtcaatcattttttttaacattgtcacatacacagagaCATTGTCACGGGTCTTGTCCAAACAGTTGAAGCACACAGGTCCCTAGAATAgcattatatgctttaacattgagatttgtactcatggatattattaaagtaatcaaacccGTTCATTAAAAGGGGGTGACCCGATACTTTTGGCAGTATAGTGTATATAACAACTAGGGGCCAGCTGCATAAACTTAGTCACCATGTTAACATCCAGTTTCACCAACTAGCAGTTTCCAAGGGTTTAATCTTACTTTTTCCAATACACATACTGGACCCCGGCCCAGCTCTTCATTTAGGCAGGTCTGCGGTGAATGACTGACCTCTGATGCTCTGCAGGAGCGAGGAACCTCTCCACTTCTCGTGAGAGATCATCTGTCCGTACGGAGGAGCGGCGTAAAGCAGCTTCGCAGGAACCGGCTTGGACTCCATAACAACCGACGCCCGTGCATTCAAAACAACCGACGCCGACGCCCGTTCACTCAAAACATAACTCCGCTGAGGTACGTTATAAAACCTGCGTATTCTTGCGTGACGAACGCGCATAAACACGACaacaaatagcttttttatttacaatctcACTCGTACCAAAGTCATTTTGCGAATACTCAAGTCTCGTCGAATCTCGCGCCTGTTTTCAACGCAGCTCTCGCGATGTTTCGGCAGCTCGGCGATTGGCCGCCGCGAGTCCTTTTAAACAGTTGAATCCTCGCAGCAGCGTTTGGGTGAGGGTTCGTGGATTGATCTCTCCTGAAGTTTTTATATGAAGCAGACGCTATAGCGCAAGTCGAGGTGAGTACAGTGGACGTGTTATTACAGACGTTCAATGCAATCGTCAAATCGCGGATttgaatgtatataaatatatagttgttGTATACGCGTGTCTAATTTTATAGCTTCCtggaataaaatgcatatttgtaGGTTCTACATTTGTAAAGGTCCAGTTCAGTTTGTGAAGCTGAGGATGCACggtgagatgatgatgatagatgTGGGTTATATTCTCTGCTCCTGTTTGTGATTGCAGTCAGCTGTGAGAGGATCTAAGCCCAGACATGTTTCAGAGGCAGACCTCGCTGCCCTATAATGCTGCGCGCTTGCGTTTAACAAAAGACCGTGTCAATATTTTACACTAATAAGTGTTTGTAAGtgaaatgtataatattgtTCTTACCAACACATTGACACTTGTGTACGTCAGTGGtagcctttgtgtgtgtgtgtgtgtgtgtgtgtgtgtttctaccattttatatatttaataatttatttgtggatttattgatttttatgcgtgcctatgtatttaaaactagttttttttattttatttttgagtttctaacgtttaaatttgttttctatatatatttgacctatttattatatagcataatgtataatcataataatattttgtttttcaaaatttctttggttttattaaatgagagaagaaaaaaaacaccttcattattgaaaaaaaattaaaaaaaaaatattaggagGCCTATTGTAATTCTaggttttgtttgttctttttttcccctggtTTAATGGATTTCACGACTTCAGTGTTCACTTCAACGTTATTCTTATTAAATGAGGGATTCTTATTAATTGAGTTGATTTTTAGTCTCTGAGAACATGAGACTTTGCACTCCAGACTCCAAAAGATTGCAGTTCTGGAAAACGATGGCGCTGGAGACTAAATGGTTCCTGACGGTTTCTCATTAACTTCTTTACGTTAATTCTTGATTATTTTGTAGTCAATGTGGGCCTTTCCTTCTCCAACAGTTTTGGCTCATATCcccttgaaaaaaataaaacttgcatAATAATTTGGCACGCCAGAATATAACGACTTTAAACCTTCCCGGACAACTGCATATCCCTTTATATATGAGATTATTGGGATTGGTAAAGTGTTCCTGGAAAAAAAGGcagtattatacatttaagtgtGATGTTTTCCTCACTTGCTCCTCTTCTGTGTGCAGGTGGTTCTGAGGATGGGACTGTGGTGTGTGGTGCTGTGGATGTTGAGTGTGCAGTATGGGGATGCTTTCTTCGACTGGCTGAACAAGCCTGCTCCCGCTCCCGCACCTCCGCAGGAATCCATCGCCCCCATTCTGCTCCACGGAGAGACCCCTGCCTTTGAAATGAGTGTTGTTGATGAGAAGTTTTTGGCTGAAGCAAAGCAGATGGAGCTCAGTCCTCTAGACAGCTGCCATTTCCGGGTAGGAAGAATATGTAGTCGACAACAATCATGGCAagatggaaaaatataaaaaaaaactgtagttgGTAACATAATTTGTTGCTCATTTTTTATACACGCACTGGGCTTAATGCAAGAACTGTGGTCGTTCTgtttatagataaaaaaatatatataatatagtcattacataacaaaaaaaccaacaacaacgtGTCtttaagatttagtttttttttaggttgttgCCCAGCTTAAAGCTACTTGCAGCAGCCTATCAGAGGAGCAGCTGGCCAAACTGGGTGTGGCTTTGTTCAACTGCCAATCAGAAGTGGAGGGCCGCAAGACTTACCCTTGCACTGAGGACATGGTAGGGTCGGTGGCCACAACCACAAGCGTTTAAGCGAACCTCGTCACTCTGGTCAACACAAGCAGTTCAAGATGACCAGAAGTCATCATATCTGACGATTAAAGCAATGTTATATCTCCCCGCAGTCTATAAAAGACTGCACAGCGGACATGGACTCGGACACGTGGAATGCGTATCACATTGTCAGTAACCGAGCGCGCTCCGTGTGTTACGCCACGCGCCAGCAGCACTTCCGCAAGCGAGCGGAGTTGACCGTCAACGCTCTGATCTCCACCGCAAGCAGCCAACTGGATGCCATGAAAGACCTAAAGGTGTGTTTTAAAGACCTCCGTTTCACTCACATCCTTCCTTTTACTGCGCACGATGTTTGTTCCAAAGGAGTTGAGACGAAGTGGGTAAACTTGACGGTAGATATTTTGGGTTTTTGCCTTACGGTGGCTCTGAATAGTAGAATCGTCTCTTAAAATGCGTTCTACAAATGCTTTCTCTTTCATGAGATGACGTTCTTGTGGAATGGCCGGTGTTGTAAACTGCTTCTAA contains:
- the faap24 gene encoding Fanconi anemia core complex-associated protein 24 isoform X2; its protein translation is MRVRHARIRRFYNVPQRSYVLSERASASVVLNARASVVMESKPVPAKLLYAAPPYGQMISHEKWRGSSLLQSIRGSVTTIFEEELGVVDFCLSNKTCILYVSESDLVAGNGYRRKIVQFRNANSGLQGIVIVEKTHLSEQYFSGLQKFVVLELGLTLLPVSSAAEAAQLIAQLVILTHSSSAGSRREQGQPVRQEERDPTARPSGAESGSADPWRGKGEGHAAPTAVPQHPSALRSSTA
- the faap24 gene encoding Fanconi anemia core complex-associated protein 24 isoform X1; the encoded protein is MRVRHARIRRFYNVPQRSYVLSERASASVVLNARASVVMESKPVPAKLLYAAPPYGQMISHEKWRGSSLLQSIRGSVTTIFEEELGVVDFCLSNKTCILYVSESDLVAGNGYRRKIVQFRNANSGLQGIVIVEKTHLSEQYFSGLQKFVVLELGLTLLPVSSAAEAAQLIAQLVLGENKDNPFVRKSVTRLLDPVVLSLVLQIPGVGKVKATQLLQRFPSIHQLCGAPLRELEPIVGQATAQHIATFFHSRFTI